The Henckelia pumila isolate YLH828 chromosome 2, ASM3356847v2, whole genome shotgun sequence genome includes a window with the following:
- the LOC140883599 gene encoding uncharacterized protein — protein MILLKDLLRFVSIGALVLHLFACMGGCLGCDTKPKLISTADDPLKGQSSHVWRASKTSRSESFFTTSTCEMDNSNASFTHDALGASASVKSSEFVDHGFLLWNQSRQKWIGSKKPENRSQQLLEPKLSWNATYDSLLSSNKPFRKPIPLGEMVDFLVDIWEQEGMYD, from the exons ATGATTTTGCTGAAAGACCTGCTACGGTTTGTATCCATTGGAGCCCTGGTTCTTCATCTTTTCGCCTGCATGGG TGGTTGTCTTGGGTGTGATACAAAACCCAAATTGATCTCCACAGCTGATGATCCTTTGAAAGGACAGAGTAGCCACGTTTGGAGAGCGTCAAAAACTAGCAGGTCAGAGAGTTTTTTTACCACCAGCACTTGTGAAATGGACAACAGTAATGCGTCATTCACACATGATGCCCTTGGTGCTAGCGCTTCTGTGAAATCATCTGAATTTGTTGATCATG GTTTTCTTCTCTGGAATCAGAGTAGACAAAAATGGATAGGGAGTAAAAAGCCTGAGAATCGGTCGCAACAGCTCCTCGAGCCCAAATTAAG TTGGAATGCGACCTATGATAGTTTACTAAGCAGCAACAAGCCATTTCGTAAACCTATTCCCCTCGGG GAAATGGTTGATTTTCTTGTTGATATTTGGGAGCAGGAAGGAATGTACGATTGA
- the LOC140883831 gene encoding putative clathrin assembly protein At2g01600, whose amino-acid sequence MEDGWRCSKYDIEAERLPKPAQGQDKGYSKTRDLDSEELLEQIPALQQLLYRLIGCRPEGAAVGNYVIQYALALVLKESFKIYCAINDGIINLVDKMPRHEAIKALEIYKRAGQQPPQSFIVTMEEYIKEAPRMVSVPTVALDYPERLMLTYKQEDAPSPFENTKVLEEEPESLPPPLNDATISVSEEAVPPPPPTLLDTDDLLGLHVNEQIASVIEDSNALALAIVPAGGINLMRKKSKEKEMYRTV is encoded by the exons ATGGAGGATGGTTGGAGATGCTCTAAGTACGACATTGAAGCTGAACGCCTTCCTAAACCTGCACAAGGCCAAGATAAG GGTTACAGTAAAACTAGGGACTTGGACAGTGAAGAGCTTTTAGAGCAAATACCAGCTTTGCAGCAGCTGCTGTATCGCCTTATTGGATGTCGG CCTGAAGGAGCAGCTGTAGGGAATTATGTAATTCAATATGCCCTCGCGTTG GTGCTGAAAGAGAGCTTTAAAATATATTGTGCCATAAATGATGGGATAATCAATCTCGTTGACAAG ATGCCAAGACATGAAGCCATTAAGGCCCTTGAGATCTATAAAAGAGCTGGCCAGCAG CCTCCGCAGTCCTTCATAGTTACCATGGAAGAGTATATAAAAGAAGCACCACGAATGGTTTCTGTTCCAACCGTAGCCTTG GATTATCCGGAGAGACTTATGCTGACATATAAGCAAGAGGATGCTCCTTCACCTTTTGAAAATACAAAGGTTTTGGAAGAGGAACCTGAATCCCTGCCGCCACCTTTAAACGATGCTACTATCTCTGTTTCTGAGGAAGCTGTCCCTCCGCCTCCTCCAACCCTCTTGGACACAGATGATTTACTG gGTTTGCATGTGAATGAGCAAATTGCATCTGTCATCGAGGACAGCAATGCATTGGCTTTAGCTATTGTTCCAGCTG gtgGAATAAACCTGATGAGAAAAAAATCCAAAGAAAAGGAG ATGTACAGAACTGTGTGA